One segment of Solanum stenotomum isolate F172 chromosome 1, ASM1918654v1, whole genome shotgun sequence DNA contains the following:
- the LOC125841601 gene encoding F-box/LRR-repeat protein At3g48880-like yields the protein MMSFQKQEKIEVVVMEEGNSPLRRWEDLNNDMLVKIFQSFDLFQLISVIPQVCPAWQSACSDQRLWKMLDLSVMQSNFVRISIPPYVFIDTPSREKLTRILKICLNLSRGNILTLIFHYNLYVDNNQLTYTTKRCPRLKRLVMPAWEKLDKQTICSAFHEWKDLESLTMPSLEKPAYVIEKIGRSCKNISELKIMTPCDILFASALASFLPNLKVLSVRCTELSKPALVILLEGLKNLKVLNILHCIITEYLPPPAPMKILTELDESILKKASRLDKFLTCMSDSCIMCQRTRNDEGFMRWHKYADLWKVDEVKSIAI from the exons ATGATGTCAtttcaaaaacaagaaaagattGAAGTTGTTGTGATGGAAGAGGGAAATTCTCCTTTAAGGAGATGGGAGGACCTTAATAATGATATGTTGGTGAAGATATTCCAATCCTTTGACCTTTTCCAGTTGATCTCTGTAATTCCTCAAGTTTGTCCTGCATGGCAATCAGCTTGTTCTGACCAACGTCTCTGGAAAATGCTGGACTTGTCAGTAATGCAGTCAAATTTCGTCAGAATTTCAATACCACCATATGTATTTATTGACACTCCATCTCGTGAAAAATTAACCCGCATCCTAAAGATATGCTTGAACCTTAGTCGTGGAAACATACTGACATTGATCTTCCATTACAATTTGTATGTTGACAACAATCAGTTGACTTATACTACCAAGAG GTGTCCACGGCTTAAACGCCTTGTTATGCCTGCTTGGGAAAAACTAGATAAGCAAACGATATGCAGTGCTTTTCATGAATGGAAAGATCTTGAATCACTGACGATGCCTAGTTTAGAAAAACCTGCATATGTCATCGAGAAAATTGGAAGGAGTTGCAAAAATATTTCCGAACTCAAGATTATGACTCCATGCGACATACTATTTGCATCTGCACTGGCCTCATTTCTTCCAAACTTGAAAGTGTTGAGTGTGAGGTGTACGGAGTTATCTAAACCTGCTTTGGTTATTCTCTTGGAGGggttaaaaaatttgaaagtgCTCAACATATTGCATTGCATAATTACTGAATACCTTCCTCCACCTGCACCGATGAAAATTCTGACCGAGCTTGATGAATCCATTCTCAAAAAAGCGTCTAGGTTAGACAAATTCCTAACCTGCATGAGTGACTCGTGCATCATGTGTCAGCGCACTCGAAATGATGAAGGGTTCATGAGGTGGCATAAGTATGCAGACCTCTGGAAAGTGGATGAGGTGAAGTCTATtgcaatttga